One Candidatus Bathyarchaeota archaeon genomic region harbors:
- a CDS encoding carbohydrate ABC transporter permease, with the protein MKRDKIYYAIGILMVAVFLVFTAFPLYWLLITSFKERLEVIGGISFWPGKFFWRNYYRPLFEDVYASYIRNSFIISSVEIIICLPPALLAAYAFSRLKFKADNHFLFWFLTNRMAPPVAFLIPYYALYTFLKLFDTLQGLIIINSIGNLPFVIWLLKGFIDGIPKDVEEAAFIDGYTFWQMLRRILLPMLKPAIVVAGLFVFIFTWNEMLFASLLTTSPAAMPLTGGLLHYMSQLWMNWGEIAALTLITMAPILVGIFYLQKYIARALTFGAVR; encoded by the coding sequence ATGAAGAGGGATAAGATCTACTATGCAATAGGAATACTAATGGTAGCTGTCTTCCTAGTATTCACAGCCTTTCCTCTGTATTGGTTATTAATCACGTCCTTCAAGGAAAGGCTTGAGGTGATAGGGGGTATCTCCTTCTGGCCCGGAAAGTTTTTCTGGAGAAACTATTATAGACCGCTCTTCGAGGATGTTTATGCCTCCTACATTAGAAACTCCTTCATAATCTCCTCGGTCGAGATCATAATTTGTCTGCCGCCAGCCCTCCTTGCAGCCTATGCTTTCTCGAGGCTGAAGTTCAAGGCAGACAATCACTTCCTCTTCTGGTTCCTAACCAATCGCATGGCACCCCCAGTAGCCTTTCTGATACCCTATTACGCTTTGTACACTTTCTTAAAGCTGTTCGATACGCTCCAAGGCCTAATAATAATCAATAGTATAGGCAATCTCCCATTCGTGATCTGGCTCCTCAAGGGATTCATTGATGGAATACCCAAAGACGTCGAAGAGGCTGCCTTCATAGACGGGTACACCTTCTGGCAGATGCTTAGGAGAATACTGCTACCCATGCTAAAACCCGCCATAGTGGTCGCTGGGCTCTTCGTATTCATCTTCACCTGGAATGAGATGTTATTCGCTTCGCTTCTTACAACTTCTCCAGCCGCCATGCCCCTCACAGGCGGCCTGCTTCATTACATGTCTCAACTCTGGATGAATTGGGGTGAAATAGCCGCCCTCACACTAATTACCATGGCTCCCATATTAGTGGGTATATTTTACCTCCAAAAGTATATAGCGAGAGCCCTAACATTTGGGGCGGTGAGGTGA
- a CDS encoding extracellular solute-binding protein has protein sequence MSEGKADRRTWLKTVAAAIGGILVGAAAGYYGKPKEVLERIITSTVTKTEVRTVAGPSPTPSPKPEEEMMRWWREASKPYSGTTIKVLAQAWEPNFYLRDVVGPKFTELTGIKIDWELTSNELVMEKEILDMERGTGIYDVTYDDQDMVGTWIRKGWTYDITKFMEEHPELVDPAFNPSDIFPLPYCMDARGHLLSIPAEYYPKTYVYRSDLFEDSGEKSAFKSKYGWDLRPPKYYDEMIQIAEFFTRPPDLYGSIGACGAKAHEALGFDFFETWLPSCGVTGEGFEKGYPRDILPGWGINTKTWSASTANGGMLDSPQAVRAIETFLKLGLKYAPPGVKGFIYVESAEQVAAGKVAQVITYTQFLSTFANPEVSKISGKFKVSLPPVDREYWNPNMPIGYADISGYTIPHCSPHPEAALLWQQFAVSPLNELERAKAINTTVRTSVLMNPALDAVDAKFGGIFSLIRDPTARKYFVGTPTEIGDYAPLLYEFYTTLAKAVSGELTPQQCAKELAKRVDSKLEELGYR, from the coding sequence ATGTCTGAGGGAAAAGCTGATAGGAGGACGTGGCTTAAGACCGTCGCTGCAGCCATCGGCGGAATATTGGTTGGAGCTGCCGCTGGATACTATGGTAAACCCAAGGAGGTTCTGGAGAGGATCATCACCTCGACTGTGACAAAGACGGAGGTAAGGACGGTTGCGGGGCCTTCTCCAACGCCCTCTCCTAAACCTGAGGAGGAGATGATGAGATGGTGGAGGGAGGCTAGCAAGCCATATAGTGGGACGACGATCAAGGTTCTGGCTCAGGCATGGGAGCCGAACTTTTACCTAAGAGATGTGGTTGGGCCGAAGTTTACGGAGTTGACGGGTATAAAAATCGACTGGGAGCTAACTTCCAACGAATTGGTGATGGAGAAGGAGATCCTCGATATGGAGAGGGGCACGGGGATCTACGATGTAACATACGATGATCAAGACATGGTCGGCACATGGATTAGAAAAGGATGGACTTATGATATAACTAAGTTCATGGAGGAGCATCCAGAGCTCGTGGATCCAGCTTTTAATCCTAGCGATATTTTCCCCCTTCCGTACTGTATGGATGCCAGAGGCCATCTGCTCTCCATCCCCGCAGAATATTATCCCAAGACCTATGTATACCGGTCGGACCTCTTCGAGGACTCGGGAGAGAAAAGTGCATTCAAGTCTAAATACGGATGGGATCTCAGACCGCCGAAATACTATGATGAAATGATCCAGATAGCCGAGTTCTTCACGAGGCCTCCCGACCTCTACGGGTCAATAGGGGCATGTGGAGCCAAAGCCCATGAAGCACTCGGATTCGACTTCTTCGAAACCTGGCTACCCTCCTGTGGGGTCACCGGTGAAGGCTTCGAAAAGGGGTATCCCAGAGATATATTACCGGGATGGGGCATCAATACAAAGACTTGGAGCGCGTCAACCGCTAACGGTGGAATGCTGGACAGCCCTCAGGCGGTCAGGGCGATTGAAACCTTCCTGAAGCTCGGCCTCAAATATGCTCCGCCCGGAGTTAAAGGATTCATCTACGTGGAGTCCGCCGAGCAAGTAGCAGCTGGGAAGGTCGCGCAGGTAATCACCTATACTCAATTCCTCTCGACTTTCGCTAACCCTGAGGTCTCTAAGATATCAGGAAAGTTCAAAGTCTCGCTTCCGCCAGTAGACCGTGAATATTGGAACCCCAACATGCCAATAGGCTACGCCGATATAAGCGGCTATACGATACCTCACTGCTCTCCGCATCCGGAAGCTGCCTTACTATGGCAGCAGTTTGCCGTCTCCCCATTAAATGAACTTGAGAGAGCGAAAGCCATCAATACAACTGTTAGAACATCTGTGTTGATGAATCCTGCATTAGACGCAGTTGATGCCAAGTTCGGAGGAATATTTAGCCTCATCAGAGATCCAACGGCAAGGAAGTACTTCGTAGGTACCCCCACGGAGATAGGGGATTACGCACCCTTGCTCTACGAATTCTACACTACGTTAGCTAAGGCAGTATCAGGAGAACTAACTCCTCAGCAATGTGCGAAAGAGCTAGCAAAGAGGGTTGACTCCAAACTGGAGGAACTGGGTTACAGATAA
- a CDS encoding sugar ABC transporter permease codes for MRSINPWLIFLPAFIIVGFNSFVPILYGAYLTMLRFYMTGQEMQFLGYGNYMQLVLDSTVWDSLLKGAAFVGTCLAIELPTGLAIALVIYKESRINRILRTIFSSPLLIPPLTVGATWLLLTRADIGPLPLLLRLFGVNYDIGSNPFQAFFTVVAMDVWHWTSFVILVFVAARAALPPEPYESAMVDGASSWHMFRYITLPGMKYAILIVLLIRMIDSLKIFDEVWALIGEGPYRATNFMSIYIVKTTLSQLNMGYGATLSLFFLYLIIILTFITLKVMTGRRT; via the coding sequence ATGAGATCTATAAATCCATGGCTTATCTTCCTTCCAGCATTCATAATAGTAGGCTTCAATTCTTTCGTACCAATCCTTTACGGGGCTTATCTAACCATGCTGAGATTCTATATGACGGGTCAAGAAATGCAATTTTTAGGGTACGGCAACTATATGCAGTTGGTTCTTGATTCCACAGTCTGGGATTCCCTCCTTAAGGGAGCAGCCTTCGTGGGTACATGCCTCGCGATAGAGCTTCCGACAGGTTTAGCCATTGCCCTCGTAATATATAAGGAGTCTCGCATAAACCGGATCCTAAGGACGATATTCTCATCGCCCCTCCTCATACCACCCCTCACGGTGGGGGCTACTTGGCTCCTCCTTACAAGGGCTGATATAGGTCCTCTCCCATTACTTTTGAGGCTATTTGGAGTAAATTATGACATTGGATCAAACCCTTTCCAGGCATTCTTCACGGTCGTGGCAATGGATGTATGGCATTGGACCTCCTTTGTAATATTAGTCTTCGTAGCAGCGAGAGCTGCCCTCCCACCTGAACCCTATGAGTCCGCTATGGTGGATGGAGCATCCTCTTGGCACATGTTCAGATACATAACCCTTCCAGGCATGAAGTATGCGATACTCATCGTATTACTGATAAGGATGATAGATTCTCTGAAAATATTCGATGAGGTATGGGCCCTAATAGGTGAGGGGCCTTACAGGGCTACCAACTTCATGAGCATATACATAGTCAAGACCACGCTAAGCCAACTGAACATGGGATACGGGGCCACCCTTTCACTATTCTTCCTCTACCTCATAATAATTTTGACCTTCATTACATTAAAAGTGATGACGGGCAGGAGAACCTGA
- a CDS encoding ABC transporter ATP-binding protein has translation MAEIRLEEIKHVYPGNVEAIKEATITFKDQTLNSLLGPSGCGKTTLMKIIAGLLKPTGGRVYFDGQDVTDKTPQERNVAMVFQFPVVYDMSVYDNLAFPLKVRGIPKQEIKRKVVEVAKLLELEEQLNLHPSRLDSGGKQRVAIGRALVRTPNAFILDEPFSNIDPESRLILRSKLKEIQKDLKQTMVFVTHDQAEALTLADWIAVMKDGRIVQFDSPEQIYEEPADTFIAYFIGMPAMNLIDCSMANGRLLLGELSYDISEMRSILEPYGDEFYFGVRAEHIEVSREPRPEEQGWVPMRCEMVEGLGPLTLLHLKGKGLTIKVKTRETGIFEGDTVWIKIRKDKIRIFKKTGERIV, from the coding sequence ATGGCAGAGATTAGACTTGAAGAAATAAAGCACGTCTACCCTGGAAATGTTGAGGCGATTAAAGAGGCTACTATAACATTTAAGGATCAGACGCTTAATAGCCTCCTCGGCCCCTCAGGGTGCGGGAAGACCACGCTGATGAAGATAATCGCCGGGCTACTTAAACCTACGGGGGGGCGCGTCTATTTCGATGGGCAAGATGTCACGGATAAAACTCCGCAGGAAAGAAACGTCGCCATGGTGTTCCAATTCCCGGTAGTTTATGATATGAGCGTTTACGATAACCTCGCTTTTCCTTTAAAGGTTAGAGGGATACCAAAACAGGAGATAAAGAGAAAAGTAGTCGAAGTCGCCAAGCTTCTCGAGCTTGAAGAGCAGTTGAATCTGCACCCCAGCAGACTTGATTCCGGCGGAAAACAGAGGGTAGCCATAGGCAGGGCCCTAGTTAGGACACCCAACGCGTTCATATTAGATGAACCGTTCTCCAACATAGATCCGGAGAGTAGGCTCATACTTAGGTCGAAGCTGAAGGAGATACAGAAAGACCTAAAGCAGACAATGGTTTTCGTTACCCATGACCAAGCGGAAGCACTGACACTAGCCGACTGGATAGCCGTGATGAAAGATGGTAGGATAGTGCAATTTGATTCCCCTGAACAAATCTACGAAGAACCCGCTGATACGTTCATAGCATACTTTATTGGCATGCCAGCGATGAACTTAATTGATTGCAGCATGGCGAATGGGAGACTCCTTTTGGGCGAGCTATCCTATGATATATCAGAGATGAGGAGTATATTGGAGCCATATGGAGATGAATTCTACTTTGGGGTAAGAGCTGAGCATATAGAGGTTAGCAGAGAACCCAGGCCTGAGGAGCAGGGTTGGGTTCCTATGAGGTGTGAAATGGTGGAGGGGTTGGGGCCTCTAACCCTACTACACCTTAAAGGGAAGGGGTTGACGATAAAAGTAAAGACTAGGGAAACTGGAATATTTGAGGGAGACACTGTTTGGATTAAAATTAGGAAGGACAAGATAAGAATCTTTAAGAAGACGGGGGAGCGAATAGTCTAG